One stretch of Tepidibacter hydrothermalis DNA includes these proteins:
- a CDS encoding methyl-accepting chemotaxis protein: MKKRLMTIIISLTYLIFILLINTIILDKDNFLFGVSVNIIITLLYSYIIFKLIYKEKVEKIKNMLDIINEGRYDYKLDNSNEEITSSFQTLFHNTKEISKSGLKLAVELALESDKAADKVRNMQESTESVASTSEEIASGSLTQMESINSIFSNIEGVGNNIDGIRGELKNIGEQSDASVKLTEEGNKNIVKTKQSIDTLRNIMIEYNNNLNNFIESFSEIEKFSDIIKGITENTNLLALNSSIEAARAGEYGKGFAVVATEIGKLSNQSQNASEKISEVIEGIQQKMSKLTQEMSYGINKIDEGIIVAQKAEQSFEQISNSTVKTKNQINTIDKSMEEISLYTEKVIESVETIQGISQENASESQQFNAIVEEMNNSFGGIVSNINYLKDCANNLQQNLAQNTMDVYMYNKALDIKEYIDKSENVDLKMLVNDLNIDDVYVVDSSGIIKQCSDKDGIGLNSFEIDPVSYRASKLKEGYEVTPIRKRVNDDEMYKFLHIPYKNGGVISVSLSLRSVLNI, translated from the coding sequence ATGAAAAAAAGACTAATGACAATTATTATTTCGCTAACTTATTTAATTTTTATTTTATTAATAAATACGATAATTTTGGACAAAGATAACTTTTTGTTTGGCGTAAGTGTAAATATTATAATTACTTTATTGTACTCATATATAATATTTAAACTAATTTATAAAGAAAAAGTAGAAAAAATCAAAAATATGCTAGATATCATTAATGAAGGTCGCTATGATTATAAATTGGATAATTCTAATGAAGAGATAACATCATCTTTTCAAACTCTTTTTCACAATACTAAAGAAATTTCTAAATCGGGACTTAAATTAGCAGTAGAGCTTGCACTTGAATCTGATAAAGCTGCAGATAAAGTTAGAAACATGCAAGAATCAACAGAAAGCGTCGCCAGTACAAGTGAAGAAATAGCATCTGGTTCTTTAACTCAAATGGAATCTATAAATAGCATTTTTAGTAATATAGAAGGTGTTGGGAATAATATAGATGGTATAAGAGGTGAACTTAAAAATATAGGTGAACAAAGTGATGCATCTGTAAAACTTACTGAAGAGGGAAATAAAAATATTGTTAAAACAAAACAATCTATAGATACTTTAAGGAATATTATGATCGAGTATAACAATAACTTAAATAATTTTATAGAGAGTTTTTCTGAAATAGAAAAATTTTCTGATATAATAAAAGGAATTACTGAGAATACAAATCTACTTGCGCTAAATTCATCTATAGAAGCAGCAAGAGCTGGGGAATATGGAAAGGGTTTTGCAGTAGTAGCCACTGAAATTGGAAAATTATCAAATCAATCACAGAATGCTTCGGAGAAAATAAGTGAGGTTATTGAAGGAATACAACAAAAAATGTCTAAATTAACACAAGAAATGTCATACGGGATAAATAAGATAGATGAAGGCATAATTGTAGCTCAAAAAGCTGAGCAGTCTTTCGAGCAAATATCTAATAGTACAGTTAAAACAAAGAATCAAATAAATACAATTGACAAGAGTATGGAAGAGATAAGTCTTTATACCGAAAAAGTTATAGAATCTGTTGAAACTATTCAAGGTATATCGCAGGAAAATGCATCTGAAAGCCAACAGTTTAATGCTATTGTAGAGGAAATGAATAATTCTTTTGGAGGAATAGTTAGTAATATAAATTATTTAAAAGATTGTGCAAATAATCTTCAACAAAACCTTGCTCAAAATACAATGGATGTATATATGTACAATAAAGCTTTAGATATCAAAGAATATATTGATAAATCTGAAAATGTTGATCTGAAAATGCTTGTTAATGACTTAAATATAGATGATGTATATGTGGTAGATTCTTCAGGGATAATAAAACAGTGTTCAGATAAAGATGGAATAGGACTTAATTCTTTTGAGATAGATCCTGTATCATATAGGGCTTCAAAGTTAAAAGAAGGATACGAAGTAACACCTATTAGAAAAAGAGTTAATGATGATGAAATGTATAAATTTTTACATATTCCATATAAAAATGGAGGGGTAATTAGCGTATCTTTATCATTGAGATCAGTGTTAAACATATAG
- the hcp gene encoding hydroxylamine reductase, translating into MGMFCYQCQEAAGCKGCTVRGVCGKNESVAKSQDILVYASKGLAIVSNEGRKVGVIDSKVDKYITENLFTTITNANFDRNAILDRVKETLRLREELKVKVEEAGGNVTGDATDWSAVTEAEFDIKAETVGVLATENEDVRSLRELIIYGLKGLSAYMKHAMNLGYNNEDVHGFMAKALAATLDDSLTADELVALAMEAGKYGVDGMALLDQANTGTYGHPEITKVDIGVRNKPGILISGHDLKDLELLLKQTEGTGVEVYTHSEMLAGQYYPEFKKYSHFAGNYGNAWWKQTEEFEKFNGPILMTTNCVVPPKDSYKDKLFTTGASGVPGCKHIDADENGNKDFSEIIEMAKNCKCPTEIETGEIVGGFAHNQVLALADKVVDAVKSGAIKRFFVMAGCDGRAKSRNYYTDFAKAIPNDTVILTAGCAKYKYNKLDLGDIGGIPRVLDAGQCNDSYSLVVIALKLKEVFGLDDVNELPISYNIAWYEQKAVIVLLSLLYLGVKNIHLGPTLPAFLSPNVAKVLVDNFGIAGITNVEDDVKMFMQG; encoded by the coding sequence ATGGGTATGTTTTGTTATCAATGTCAAGAGGCTGCAGGATGTAAAGGGTGTACGGTAAGAGGTGTATGCGGTAAGAATGAATCAGTAGCTAAGTCACAAGATATATTAGTTTATGCAAGTAAGGGACTTGCAATAGTAAGTAATGAGGGAAGAAAGGTAGGAGTTATAGATTCTAAGGTAGATAAATATATAACTGAAAACTTATTTACTACAATAACTAATGCTAACTTTGATAGAAATGCTATTTTAGATAGAGTCAAAGAAACTTTAAGATTAAGAGAAGAATTAAAGGTTAAGGTTGAAGAAGCTGGTGGAAATGTAACTGGTGATGCAACGGATTGGTCTGCCGTTACAGAAGCGGAATTTGATATAAAAGCAGAGACTGTTGGAGTATTAGCAACAGAAAATGAAGATGTTAGAAGTTTAAGAGAACTTATTATTTATGGATTAAAAGGATTATCAGCTTATATGAAGCATGCTATGAATTTAGGATATAATAATGAAGATGTTCATGGTTTTATGGCTAAGGCCTTAGCAGCAACACTTGACGATAGTTTAACTGCTGATGAATTAGTTGCACTTGCCATGGAAGCTGGAAAATATGGTGTTGATGGAATGGCTTTATTGGATCAAGCCAATACAGGAACTTATGGACACCCAGAAATAACTAAGGTTGATATTGGAGTTAGAAATAAACCAGGTATATTAATATCAGGACATGATTTAAAAGACTTAGAGTTATTATTAAAGCAGACAGAAGGAACTGGAGTAGAGGTTTATACTCACAGTGAGATGCTTGCAGGACAATACTATCCAGAATTTAAAAAGTACTCTCATTTTGCAGGAAACTATGGAAATGCATGGTGGAAGCAAACAGAAGAATTTGAAAAATTCAATGGACCTATATTAATGACTACAAACTGTGTGGTTCCTCCAAAGGATTCATATAAGGACAAGTTGTTTACAACAGGAGCTTCAGGTGTACCAGGATGTAAGCATATAGATGCTGATGAAAATGGAAATAAGGATTTTAGTGAAATAATAGAGATGGCTAAAAATTGTAAATGTCCAACAGAAATAGAAACAGGAGAAATAGTAGGAGGATTTGCTCATAATCAAGTATTAGCTCTTGCTGATAAGGTTGTAGATGCTGTTAAATCTGGTGCTATAAAGAGATTCTTTGTAATGGCTGGTTGTGATGGTAGAGCAAAATCAAGAAATTACTATACAGATTTTGCTAAGGCTATACCAAATGATACGGTTATATTAACTGCAGGATGTGCAAAATATAAATACAATAAGCTTGATTTAGGAGATATAGGAGGAATACCAAGAGTTTTAGATGCAGGACAATGTAATGATTCATATTCACTAGTAGTAATTGCTTTAAAACTTAAAGAAGTATTCGGACTTGATGATGTAAATGAATTGCCTATATCTTACAATATAGCTTGGTATGAGCAAAAAGCTGTAATAGTTTTATTATCACTATTATATTTAGGTGTAAAAAACATTCATTTAGGACCAACATTACCTGCATTTTTATCTCCAAATGTTGCTAAAGTATTAGTAGATAACTTTGGAATAGCTGGAATTACTAATGTAGAAGATGATGTAAAAATGTTTATGCAAGGTTAA
- a CDS encoding EcsC family protein, giving the protein MSIIDFYNEIARKELNNWKKKMRKKPSLVEKASKHVQNKFNNLLPEKYHEIVTSTIKNMTRAVLFGSKYITKKPYENLSLRQREKLVAQKTKAYKTTALIEGAGTGAGGIILGLADLPLLLSIKIKLLYDIAAIYGFDVNDYKERIYILNIFHITFASKSKINDVFYKMENFEEYFDSLPDDIDSFDWRSFQQEYRDYIDLAKLLQMVPGIGAFVGAYVNSKLIDKLSKTAVQAYRMRIFP; this is encoded by the coding sequence GTGAGTATAATAGATTTCTACAATGAAATAGCTAGGAAGGAACTTAATAATTGGAAGAAAAAAATGAGAAAAAAACCATCTTTGGTTGAAAAAGCGTCAAAGCATGTTCAAAATAAGTTTAATAACTTGTTACCTGAAAAATATCATGAAATAGTAACTTCGACTATAAAAAATATGACTAGAGCAGTTTTGTTTGGTTCAAAATACATTACTAAGAAACCGTATGAAAACTTATCACTTCGACAAAGAGAAAAATTAGTGGCTCAAAAAACTAAGGCATATAAAACTACTGCTTTAATAGAAGGTGCAGGAACTGGAGCAGGTGGGATAATATTAGGCCTTGCGGATTTACCTTTACTTTTAAGTATTAAAATTAAGTTGCTTTATGACATTGCTGCTATATATGGTTTTGATGTAAATGATTATAAAGAAAGAATATATATATTAAATATATTCCACATCACTTTTGCAAGTAAAAGTAAAATAAATGATGTATTTTATAAAATGGAAAACTTTGAAGAGTATTTTGATTCTTTACCTGATGATATTGATTCTTTTGATTGGAGATCATTTCAACAAGAGTATAGAGATTATATAGATTTAGCAAAGCTTTTACAGATGGTTCCTGGAATTGGAGCTTTTGTAGGAGCATATGTTAACTCTAAGCTTATAGACAAGCTTAGTAAAACTGCTGTTCAAGCTTATAGAATGAGAATATTTCCATAG
- a CDS encoding GNAT family N-acetyltransferase gives MLFKSNWFRVDVVKNKDLNEIIEVYNSNENFLINHMDKEEITTEWMSRELKTMKEIGFLCCKITDMNSEKIVGVVDFKIDKETYLSLLMIHNDYKNNGLGRLIYNDLEKYTLSLKSNCIRIDVVTDYDDSVIEFWSKNGFVEFGDTILNWTGKDLKAVVMKKNLK, from the coding sequence ATGTTGTTTAAGTCAAACTGGTTTAGAGTAGATGTGGTTAAAAATAAGGATTTAAATGAAATTATTGAGGTTTATAATTCTAATGAAAATTTTTTAATCAACCATATGGATAAAGAAGAAATAACAACAGAGTGGATGAGTAGAGAATTAAAAACTATGAAAGAAATTGGATTTTTATGTTGCAAGATAACAGATATGAACTCGGAAAAAATAGTTGGAGTAGTAGATTTTAAGATAGATAAGGAAACATATTTATCTTTACTTATGATACATAATGATTATAAAAATAATGGTTTGGGAAGATTAATATATAATGATCTAGAAAAATATACATTGTCTTTAAAAAGTAATTGTATAAGAATAGATGTAGTTACTGATTATGACGATTCAGTAATTGAGTTTTGGAGTAAAAATGGATTTGTTGAGTTTGGAGATACTATACTTAATTGGACAGGTAAGGATTTGAAGGCTGTTGTTATGAAGAAGAATTTAAAATAA
- a CDS encoding aminopeptidase P family N-terminal domain-containing protein, with translation MKISQKLTNLRKLMKEKNIDMYIVPTADFHQSEYVGEHFKARKYITGFTGSAGTAIITMDKAGLWTDGRYFLQAGKQLEGTTVELFKMGEPNVPTIEEYIESTLSEKGILGFDGRVVSMGEGQTYEKIVKNKNGSICYDCDLIDDIWEDRPPLSEKPAFALDIKYTGESTASKLERVRKSMKDAGTNTHVITSLDDVAWLLNIRGDDIEFFPLILSYLIITMEEVHLFINEAKLSDEIKSELMKNGVTAVHPYNDVYEEAKKFTSSNVLLLDPVRTNYALYNNIHDDVKKVEKENPSVVFKAMKNPTEIKNIKNAHIKDGIAHTKYMYWLKQNVGKETITEISASNKLEELRAEQEGFIRPSFEPISAFGPHGAIVHYTSSEETNIELKKGSLFLTDTGGGYYEGSTDITRTIALGEIPQIMKDHFTITLQSNLRLAHARFLYGCNGMNLDIVARAPFWNHNLNFNHGTGHGVGYLMNIHEAPTGFRWQYRAHEIHQIEEGMILTNEPGIYIADSYGIRIENEMLVCKGEKNEYGQFMYFEPITYVPIDLDAVNPDILNIEEIAWLNEYHKTVYDKISPYLNEDEKEWLKKYTREI, from the coding sequence ATGAAAATATCACAAAAACTTACAAATTTAAGAAAGTTAATGAAAGAAAAAAATATTGATATGTATATTGTTCCTACTGCTGATTTCCATCAAAGCGAATATGTTGGTGAACACTTCAAAGCTAGAAAGTACATAACAGGTTTTACAGGTTCTGCAGGAACTGCTATTATTACAATGGATAAGGCAGGACTTTGGACAGATGGAAGATATTTTCTTCAAGCTGGAAAACAACTTGAAGGAACAACTGTTGAATTATTTAAAATGGGTGAGCCAAATGTTCCAACTATAGAAGAATATATTGAAAGTACGCTTTCTGAAAAAGGAATACTTGGATTTGATGGTCGTGTTGTTTCAATGGGAGAAGGACAAACGTATGAAAAAATTGTAAAAAATAAAAATGGATCTATATGTTATGATTGTGACTTAATTGATGATATATGGGAAGATCGCCCACCACTTTCTGAAAAACCAGCTTTTGCTCTTGATATAAAATATACTGGTGAATCTACAGCTTCTAAATTGGAACGTGTTAGAAAATCAATGAAAGATGCAGGTACAAATACACATGTAATTACATCTTTAGATGATGTAGCATGGCTTCTTAACATACGTGGAGATGATATTGAATTTTTCCCTCTAATTTTGAGTTATTTAATTATTACAATGGAGGAAGTGCATCTATTCATAAATGAAGCTAAATTAAGCGATGAAATAAAATCAGAGCTTATGAAAAATGGTGTAACAGCTGTTCATCCATATAATGATGTATACGAAGAAGCAAAAAAATTCACTAGTTCTAATGTATTATTACTTGACCCTGTTAGAACAAATTACGCATTATATAATAACATCCATGATGATGTTAAAAAAGTAGAAAAAGAAAATCCATCAGTTGTATTTAAAGCTATGAAAAACCCAACTGAAATTAAAAATATAAAAAATGCTCATATTAAAGATGGAATAGCACATACAAAATATATGTATTGGTTAAAACAAAATGTAGGCAAAGAAACAATTACAGAGATTAGTGCATCTAATAAACTAGAAGAGCTTAGAGCAGAGCAAGAAGGATTTATTCGTCCAAGCTTTGAACCAATATCTGCGTTTGGTCCACATGGAGCGATTGTGCACTACACTTCTTCTGAAGAAACTAATATAGAACTAAAAAAAGGATCTTTATTTTTAACAGATACAGGCGGTGGATACTATGAAGGATCTACTGACATTACAAGAACGATTGCATTAGGAGAAATACCACAAATAATGAAAGATCACTTTACTATAACTTTACAAAGTAATCTAAGACTTGCGCATGCAAGATTCCTTTATGGTTGTAATGGTATGAATTTAGACATAGTTGCACGTGCTCCATTCTGGAACCATAACTTAAACTTTAATCATGGAACAGGTCACGGTGTTGGATACTTAATGAACATTCATGAAGCGCCAACAGGATTTAGATGGCAGTACCGTGCACATGAAATTCATCAAATTGAAGAAGGTATGATTCTTACAAATGAACCAGGTATATATATTGCAGATTCTTACGGAATTAGAATTGAGAATGAAATGCTTGTATGCAAAGGTGAAAAAAATGAATACGGTCAATTTATGTACTTTGAACCAATTACTTATGTACCGATAGATTTAGATGCAGTAAACCCTGACATCTTAAATATAGAAGAAATAGCATGGTTAAATGAATATCATAAGACAGTATATGATAAAATATCACCATACTTAAATGAAGATGAAAAAGAATGGTTAAAAAAATATACTAGAGAAATCTAA
- a CDS encoding LapA family protein: protein MQFGFIISLIFAILVAVFAIQNSGIVAISFLFAKFNISQALVILISAALGAVIVMLLGFIKQIKLKLKIKEQSKKIKSLEEENKLFNNKIEEFKNSLDEKKIDSLEENKIDINE from the coding sequence ATGCAATTTGGATTTATTATTTCTTTAATATTTGCAATTTTAGTAGCAGTATTTGCTATACAGAATTCTGGTATTGTAGCCATAAGTTTTTTATTTGCTAAATTTAATATTTCTCAAGCACTTGTAATTCTAATTTCTGCAGCTCTAGGAGCAGTAATTGTTATGTTATTAGGGTTTATAAAACAAATCAAACTAAAGCTTAAAATAAAAGAACAGTCAAAGAAAATTAAAAGTTTAGAAGAAGAAAATAAATTGTTTAATAATAAAATTGAAGAATTTAAAAATAGTCTAGATGAAAAGAAAATTGATAGTTTAGAAGAGAATAAAATAGATATTAATGAATAA
- a CDS encoding STAS domain-containing protein gives MNEVRISIPENFAVDEAAEFRQNMNNLINEGNKNFALNFNSCTFIDSTGLGVLVGIYKKCNELNGSLTLNSINPKVMKIFELTRLDNVFEIK, from the coding sequence ATGAATGAGGTAAGAATATCAATACCTGAAAATTTTGCAGTAGATGAAGCTGCAGAATTTAGACAGAATATGAATAATTTGATAAATGAAGGAAATAAAAACTTTGCACTTAACTTCAATAGTTGTACATTTATTGATAGTACAGGACTTGGAGTATTAGTAGGAATATATAAAAAGTGCAATGAGTTAAATGGAAGCTTAACACTTAATTCGATAAATCCAAAGGTTATGAAGATTTTTGAATTGACAAGATTGGATAATGTATTTGAAATCAAATAG
- a CDS encoding methyl-accepting chemotaxis protein, giving the protein MKKSLKTKLISMFFIFILIPLLALGVTSSVMTSRSMQHATEEELRDITEQTAEIIKQNIESVNKYVQVLSYDADIATTAAGYNENTHEVYTYLVKLQEENKDQIGSLYITDEFGKEIMSTRNENSDIDLRDREYIQKALSGSFAQSEVILDKDNNEPIIAIAYPLVIDSKVVGTVCASINFDNISRQVSKLKIGENGYAYMVDKNGVFVSHPKKEKILSENIGDTDNNELKALVDQMKSGKSGEGYYTYEGKYKFVRFAPVNNWVVAVTADYEEYMSSVFSIRKITIITIILSLAIAVFLAYLITTKNIINPIKNLEDLMIKVGDGDLTVRANITTNDEIQVLGEYFNDMIEHQSNIIKHVRLGSEELTASSEELAASSEEISASTEHITDNIQGVAYNAQNQNKSIIETSEVLVQLSSLIQIAKNKVVTAKENSDNTMNAAKQGRIKVEETVGAIENISKVSSETQDVLQVLDDLSKKVSGIINTINNISSQTNLLALNASIEAARAGEHGKGFSVVADEVRKLAEQTNVESNEISSLVNEMVIQIEKAVSSMNIAKTAVENGVVVAKETDKSFIHIIDAVEQISDAVDQVVDVTKDEVASSDQIIQLIDSVATTTETTSESSQQVAAAAEEQSSIIQNLAASSEETSAMAVNLNSLVEKFKI; this is encoded by the coding sequence ATGAAAAAAAGTTTGAAAACTAAATTAATTTCTATGTTTTTTATATTTATATTAATTCCACTTCTTGCTTTGGGAGTTACTTCTAGTGTTATGACTTCTCGTTCGATGCAACATGCAACTGAGGAAGAATTAAGAGATATTACAGAACAAACAGCAGAGATTATAAAACAGAATATAGAGTCTGTAAATAAGTATGTTCAAGTTTTAAGTTATGATGCAGATATAGCTACTACTGCAGCTGGATATAATGAAAATACTCATGAGGTGTATACATATTTAGTTAAATTACAAGAAGAAAATAAAGATCAAATAGGGTCTTTATATATTACAGACGAATTTGGTAAGGAAATTATGAGCACTAGAAATGAAAATTCTGATATTGATTTAAGAGATAGAGAATATATTCAAAAGGCATTAAGTGGATCTTTTGCTCAAAGTGAAGTTATATTAGATAAAGATAATAATGAACCTATAATAGCTATTGCATATCCTTTAGTGATTGATAGCAAAGTTGTGGGTACAGTATGTGCAAGTATTAATTTTGATAATATTTCAAGACAGGTATCAAAATTAAAAATAGGTGAAAATGGATATGCTTACATGGTTGATAAAAATGGAGTATTCGTATCTCATCCTAAAAAAGAAAAAATATTAAGTGAAAATATAGGAGATACAGACAATAATGAGTTAAAAGCTTTAGTAGATCAAATGAAGTCTGGCAAATCAGGTGAAGGTTATTATACATATGAGGGGAAATATAAGTTTGTAAGATTTGCTCCTGTTAACAATTGGGTTGTAGCAGTAACAGCTGACTACGAAGAATATATGTCTTCAGTATTCTCTATTAGAAAAATTACAATAATAACAATTATATTATCTTTAGCAATTGCAGTATTTTTAGCTTATCTTATAACAACTAAAAATATTATAAATCCTATTAAAAATCTAGAGGATTTAATGATTAAGGTAGGAGATGGAGATTTAACGGTTAGAGCTAATATAACTACAAATGACGAAATACAGGTACTAGGTGAATATTTTAATGACATGATTGAACATCAATCAAATATAATAAAACATGTTAGACTTGGATCAGAAGAGTTAACAGCATCATCAGAAGAGCTAGCAGCATCGTCAGAAGAAATCAGTGCATCAACAGAACATATAACTGATAATATACAAGGTGTTGCGTATAATGCACAAAACCAAAATAAATCAATAATTGAAACATCTGAGGTTTTAGTTCAACTTTCAAGCTTAATTCAAATAGCAAAAAATAAGGTGGTTACAGCTAAGGAAAATTCTGATAATACTATGAATGCAGCTAAACAAGGAAGGATAAAAGTTGAAGAAACAGTTGGAGCTATTGAAAATATTAGTAAAGTATCAAGTGAAACACAAGATGTACTTCAAGTTTTAGATGATCTTTCTAAAAAAGTTAGTGGTATTATTAATACAATTAATAATATTTCAAGTCAAACAAATTTATTGGCGTTAAATGCTTCTATAGAAGCGGCAAGAGCTGGAGAACATGGAAAGGGATTCAGTGTAGTAGCTGATGAAGTTCGTAAGCTTGCAGAACAAACAAATGTTGAATCAAATGAAATATCTTCATTGGTAAACGAAATGGTAATTCAAATAGAAAAAGCAGTTAGTTCAATGAATATTGCTAAAACAGCAGTAGAAAATGGAGTAGTTGTAGCTAAAGAAACGGATAAATCATTTATACATATTATAGATGCAGTGGAACAGATAAGTGATGCTGTTGATCAAGTTGTAGATGTTACAAAGGATGAAGTTGCAAGTTCTGATCAGATAATACAGCTTATTGATTCTGTAGCAACTACTACTGAAACTACATCTGAAAGCAGTCAACAAGTTGCAGCAGCAGCTGAGGAGCAATCTTCTATAATTCAAAATTTAGCTGCTAGCTCAGAAGAAACTAGTGCCATGGCAGTTAACTTAAATAGCCTAGTAGAAAAATTTAAAATTTGA
- a CDS encoding ATP-binding protein: protein MKKNEVTLYGLNNYKQVIDDVVNELNISDDCFDIKLLLTESLTNAFKHGNNGDENKPIYLRYVCNDTNIEFEIEDCGNGFENLSIPNKLSDENLLNDCGRGLFLINCIADKIEFKDNKLVIQKYLNVG, encoded by the coding sequence ATGAAAAAAAATGAAGTTACTTTATATGGATTAAATAATTATAAACAGGTTATTGATGATGTTGTCAATGAGTTGAATATTTCTGATGATTGTTTTGATATTAAGCTATTATTAACAGAATCTTTAACGAATGCGTTTAAACATGGTAATAATGGTGACGAGAATAAACCTATTTATTTAAGGTATGTTTGTAATGATACAAATATAGAATTTGAAATAGAGGATTGCGGAAATGGGTTTGAAAATTTAAGCATTCCAAATAAACTATCAGATGAAAATTTATTAAATGATTGTGGAAGAGGTTTATTTCTTATAAATTGTATTGCTGATAAAATTGAGTTTAAGGATAATAAATTAGTTATACAAAAATATTTAAATGTTGGATAA
- a CDS encoding SpoIIE family protein phosphatase has product MNCLIDVGDEQILNLEKVLKGISDIIGVYKPDNTILFYNEAGYNFFKKSDKEVKGKKCYEMFNRSEKCPNCLCEKAIETKTIMQGEKYIPEINKYMEYRYNPVVDSSGKVIFIVEQLRDVTEKKSLENILKESEERYRQIVDISPDAIIITVGGEIVLANKEALKYQKNLIGKSVYKYSSDFAKIMYKKMNQILKNKIKKTTFDYKAVLSDDTKIDIEVSSSYLIYKGKPAILSILRDITERKRELNSAAKIQRQLLKKPFPLEHKANMESLYIPAKTVSGDFFYTHKFNEDLIVGIIGDVSGKGITAALNISAFNVLFNEEVLKNKDPSKIVNSLNKKVAKYLGERYIAVCCFSFDFKKYQAKIVGAGINQFIYQTDKCDIKNKIVRGSFLGMFEDSEFDEKIINFKSGDKFYFFTDGLDFIFDNEEIKKEYLKSNTTTELKNNIKSSLKSMSTDVDGIKDDCTLLTLEIK; this is encoded by the coding sequence ATGAATTGTTTAATTGATGTAGGAGATGAACAAATTTTGAATTTAGAAAAAGTGTTAAAGGGAATTTCAGATATTATAGGTGTATATAAACCTGATAATACAATTTTATTTTATAATGAAGCGGGGTATAATTTTTTTAAAAAAAGTGACAAAGAAGTTAAGGGTAAAAAATGTTATGAGATGTTTAATAGAAGTGAAAAGTGTCCTAATTGTCTTTGTGAAAAAGCAATTGAAACTAAGACAATAATGCAGGGAGAAAAATATATTCCTGAAATCAATAAGTATATGGAATATAGATATAATCCTGTAGTAGATTCTTCAGGAAAAGTGATATTTATTGTTGAACAATTAAGGGATGTTACTGAGAAAAAGAGTCTTGAGAATATACTTAAAGAAAGTGAAGAAAGATATCGTCAAATTGTTGATATATCTCCAGATGCGATAATTATTACAGTAGGTGGAGAAATTGTTTTAGCAAATAAAGAGGCTTTGAAATATCAGAAAAATCTTATTGGGAAAAGTGTATATAAATATAGTTCTGATTTTGCAAAAATTATGTATAAGAAGATGAATCAAATATTAAAAAATAAAATTAAAAAGACTACGTTTGATTATAAAGCTGTTCTTAGTGATGATACAAAAATAGATATAGAAGTATCTTCAAGTTATTTAATATATAAAGGAAAACCAGCAATTCTTTCTATACTTAGAGACATTACAGAAAGAAAAAGAGAACTAAATTCTGCTGCTAAGATACAAAGGCAGCTTTTGAAAAAGCCATTTCCTCTTGAGCATAAAGCGAATATGGAGTCTCTTTATATACCAGCAAAAACAGTTAGTGGCGATTTCTTTTATACTCATAAATTCAATGAAGATTTAATTGTTGGTATAATTGGAGATGTAAGTGGTAAAGGAATTACAGCTGCTCTTAATATATCGGCATTTAATGTTTTGTTCAATGAAGAAGTTTTAAAGAATAAAGATCCATCTAAAATAGTGAATAGTTTAAATAAAAAAGTTGCTAAGTATTTAGGAGAAAGATATATAGCAGTATGCTGTTTTAGCTTTGACTTTAAAAAATATCAAGCAAAAATAGTAGGTGCTGGAATTAATCAATTTATATATCAAACTGATAAGTGTGATATTAAAAATAAAATTGTCAGAGGTTCATTTCTTGGAATGTTTGAAGATAGTGAATTTGATGAAAAGATAATTAATTTTAAATCAGGTGATAAATTTTATTTTTTCACAGATGGTTTAGATTTCATATTTGATAATGAGGAAATAAAAAAAGAGTATTTAAAAAGTAATACAACAACTGAATTAAAGAATAATATTAAAAGTTCTTTAAAAAGTATGTCAACTGATGTAGATGGAATAAAAGATGATTGTACATTACTTACATTAGAAATAAAATAG